A stretch of DNA from Dokdonia sp. PRO95:
TACTCTCTAGCCTTTTCTAAAGACAGATTATAACCAATAGGAAGTGATGGAATATCCCAGTCTTCTCCTGCTATTTTAGCACGCTTTTCTGTGTCTGCGCTTATCGCAATCACATTAATTCCTCGCTCTGTAAATTTATCTAGTTGTGACGCTAGGTCCTCTAGTTGCGCTTTACAGACAGGACAATGTAATCCCCTATAAAAAACCACGAGCGTAAAGTTTTCTACATTTTGCTCACTTAATTTCCAGTTAGTATCATTTATTAAAGGTACTTCTAGTGAAGGTACTTTAGTCTTAGGTAGTATCATAATCTTATTTTTTTATAAAAGTACCTGAGATGAAGGTTAAAGTATATTAATGTGACAATAAAGGTTTGTTAAGAAATTCTATGACAAGCACTTCCCCGTTCTTTGACTAGAGAGCATAAAAAAAGCAGCCTGATGGCTGCTCTCTTGTAATTTAATCTATTTTAGAATATGTGCTATTATTTAATAGACACCTCTTCTGCAGGAACATCAGACTCTTCGTAACGCTCGATAC
This window harbors:
- a CDS encoding peroxiredoxin-like family protein — protein: MILPKTKVPSLEVPLINDTNWKLSEQNVENFTLVVFYRGLHCPVCKAQLEDLASQLDKFTERGINVIAISADTEKRAKIAGEDWDIPSLPIGYNLSLEKAREYGLYISEAISDKEPDFFTEPGLFLIKPDGTLFFSSVQSMPFARPQFDDLLGGIDFIMKKDYPARGEVKGIPQNA